In a genomic window of Magnolia sinica isolate HGM2019 chromosome 16, MsV1, whole genome shotgun sequence:
- the LOC131229106 gene encoding uncharacterized protein LOC131229106 isoform X3, translating to MTFRKSFLPRIFSSKEKTISQTDEDSFDSSVAESESTSRLRSLNFSNFQSQMSDISDRRDFRPWHAFRKSPTDIAKKRNLHCAECLSSMLALVLGCCGGLCSLLSIEKPLQRFLYSQ from the exons ATGACCTTCAGGAAG TCTTTTCTTCCAAGAATATTTTCATCCAAAGAGAAGACCATAAGCCAAACCGACGAAGATTCATTCGATTCTTCCG TTGCAGAATCAGAGTCTACTTCAAGGCTTAGGAGTCTAAATTTCAGTAACTTCCAGTCTCAGATGTCGGACATCTCAGACAGACGAGACTTCAG GCCTTGGCATGCTTTCAGGAAGTCACCAACAGATATTGCCAAGAAAAGAAATCT ACATTGTGCGGAATGTTTATCATCAATGCTGGCCCTGGTTTTAGGTTGCTGTGGAGGACTCTGTAGTCTTTTATCGATAGAAAAaccacttcaaagattcttgTACTCTCAATGA
- the LOC131229106 gene encoding uncharacterized protein LOC131229106 isoform X2, with amino-acid sequence MTFRKSFLPRIFSSKEKTISQTDEDSFDSSVEFERTLTFSATPPSFRKSLSVAESESTSRLRSLNFSNFQSQMSDISDRRDFRPWHAFRKSPTDIAKKRNLHCAECLSSMLALVLGCCGGLCSLLSIEKPLQRFLYSQ; translated from the exons ATGACCTTCAGGAAG TCTTTTCTTCCAAGAATATTTTCATCCAAAGAGAAGACCATAAGCCAAACCGACGAAGATTCATTCGATTCTTCCG TGGAATTTGAGAGAACCTTGACTTTTTCAGCTACCCCACCATCCTTCAGAAAAAGCTTATCTG TTGCAGAATCAGAGTCTACTTCAAGGCTTAGGAGTCTAAATTTCAGTAACTTCCAGTCTCAGATGTCGGACATCTCAGACAGACGAGACTTCAG GCCTTGGCATGCTTTCAGGAAGTCACCAACAGATATTGCCAAGAAAAGAAATCT ACATTGTGCGGAATGTTTATCATCAATGCTGGCCCTGGTTTTAGGTTGCTGTGGAGGACTCTGTAGTCTTTTATCGATAGAAAAaccacttcaaagattcttgTACTCTCAATGA
- the LOC131229523 gene encoding uncharacterized protein LOC131229523 has protein sequence MDVRKKFERVKFHLIFAVAVTLLLAPIFYPSPSLLNVISYFWPLFLSTALFLAAVFVFGRISPPPSDTSGDFKAGEDLIDYVAGKPFVAEMEEEAKAEAEAEAETETVAEANDLKSL, from the coding sequence ATGGACGTCCGAAAAAAGTTCGAGCGCGTGAAATTCCATCTGATATTCGCGGTGGCTGTAACTCTCCTCCTCGCACCCATCTTCTACCCGTCGCCTAGCCTCCTCAACGTCATTTCCTACTTCTGGCCTCTCTTCCTCTCTACCGCCCTCTTCCTCGCCGCCGTCTTCGTCTTCGGACGGATCTCCCCGCCGCCATCTGACACCTCCGGCGACTTTAAGGCCGGAGAGGATCTCATCGATTACGTGGCAGGCAAGCCCTTCGTCGCTGAGATGGAAGAAGAAGCAAAAGCTGAAGCAGAAGCAGAAGCAGAAACAGAAACAGTAGCAGAAGCAAACGATCTGAAATCTCTGTGA
- the LOC131229106 gene encoding uncharacterized protein LOC131229106 isoform X1 produces the protein MTFRKSFLPRIFSSKEKTISQTDEDSFDSSEITVEFERTLTFSATPPSFRKSLSVAESESTSRLRSLNFSNFQSQMSDISDRRDFRPWHAFRKSPTDIAKKRNLHCAECLSSMLALVLGCCGGLCSLLSIEKPLQRFLYSQ, from the exons ATGACCTTCAGGAAG TCTTTTCTTCCAAGAATATTTTCATCCAAAGAGAAGACCATAAGCCAAACCGACGAAGATTCATTCGATTCTTCCG AAATAACAGTGGAATTTGAGAGAACCTTGACTTTTTCAGCTACCCCACCATCCTTCAGAAAAAGCTTATCTG TTGCAGAATCAGAGTCTACTTCAAGGCTTAGGAGTCTAAATTTCAGTAACTTCCAGTCTCAGATGTCGGACATCTCAGACAGACGAGACTTCAG GCCTTGGCATGCTTTCAGGAAGTCACCAACAGATATTGCCAAGAAAAGAAATCT ACATTGTGCGGAATGTTTATCATCAATGCTGGCCCTGGTTTTAGGTTGCTGTGGAGGACTCTGTAGTCTTTTATCGATAGAAAAaccacttcaaagattcttgTACTCTCAATGA